In Plasmodium malariae genome assembly, chromosome: 11, the following proteins share a genomic window:
- the PmUG01_11048400 gene encoding endonuclease III homologue, putative, with the protein MKLRSNIKKLFLLNLYFLRMEKASKYFGKNKLKKVQIKYESAPNNNSISSVKKLCVHRSCDGHDEQNDEQNDEQNDERNGEHNYERSGDTWIKKEGGEAYVGDGSDGSYGAKYNRAQEGKNNEGKTKTNEAEKEYDIKFETKRSLNNGKGENDMGTKRIEIKREVKDKEDKQNSNKGKGVKSKNEEEDNDENNVELKKKHFLITYDKIKEMRKYITAPVDKYGCHMLSERTKDLKVFRFQTLISCLLSSRTKDEITAMVMKKLKEYGLTVENILNTPEEQLKKLIYGIGFYNVKAKQILQICRILTDKYNSDIPHTYEELIKLPGIGEKIAQLILQTALNKHEEGIAVDIHVHRIANRLNWVYTKNELNTQIKLKSFVQKELWSELNTLLVGFGQVICKGKKPLCEKCTLTNYCQYYRENLVKKKPQP; encoded by the coding sequence ATGAAACTCCGTAgcaacattaaaaaattgttcttACTAAACTTATATTTCCTAAGGATGGAAAAAGCATCAAAGTACTTTGGTAAAAATAAACTGAAAAAGGTACAGATAAAATACGAAAGTGCACCAAATAATAATTCGATTAGTAGTGTGAAAAAGCTGTGCGTGCACAGAAGTTGCGATGGGCATGACGAACAGAATGACGAACAGAATGACGAACAGAATGACGAACGTAATGGCGAACATAATTACGAACGTAGTGGTGATACATGGATTAAGAAGGAAGGAGGAGAGGCGTATGTAGGGGATGGATCGGATGGATCATATGGAGCGAAATATAATCGTGCGCAAGAGGGAAAGAATAACGAGGGAAAAACTAAAACGAATGAGGCTGAAAAAGAATATGATATTAAATTCGAAACGAAACGGTCTTTGAATAATGGTAAGGGGGAAAATGATATGGGGACAAAAAGAATAGAGATTAAAAGGGAAGTAAAAGATAAAGAGGATAAGCAGAATAGTAACAAGGGAAAAGGTGTAAAGTccaaaaatgaagaagaggataatgatgaaaataatgtagaattaaaaaaaaagcatttctTAATAACCtatgacaaaataaaagaaatgagaaaatatataactgcTCCTGTAGATAAGTATGGATGTCATATGTTAAGCGAAAGGACAAAGGATTTAAAAGTGTTTCGCTTCCAAACATTAATATCATGTTTATTATCATCAAGAACAAAAGACGAGATAACAGCTAtggtaatgaaaaaattaaaagaatatggATTAACtgttgaaaatatattaaacacaCCAGAagaacaattaaaaaaattaatttatggCATAGGGTTTTATAATGTTAAAGCAAAACAAATTCTTCAAATTTGTCGTATTTTAacagataaatataattcagaTATTCCTCATACTTAtgaagaattaataaaattgcCAGGTATAGGTGAAAAAATAGCCCAACTTATTTTGCAAACCGCTTTGAATAAACATGAAGAAGGTATAGCTGTTGATATACATGTTCACAGAATAGCTAACCGCTTAAATTGGGTCTAcacaaaaaatgaattaaatacacaaataaaattaaaatcattTGTACAGAAAGAATTATGGTCAGAATTAAATACTCTGCTCGTGGGTTTTGGTCAGGTAATATGCAAAGGAAAAAAGCCACTTTGCGAAAAATGCACACTTACCAATTATTGCCAGTATTACAGGGAAAACCTTGTTAAGAAGAAGCCCCAGCCATAG
- the PmUG01_11048300 gene encoding conserved Plasmodium protein, unknown function has translation MNRANLFKYETEKAIVHFIVYLIGILLILCVYYNYIILKYYFYSLFWAFIVSIPLHHVKVKISEFLKKKFIKKRKNIKTVISRSKPGEVPSKYSNSKNIRVDRVHRHEIASIEDIQTVGTTSKEDKEYKECEEYKECEEYKEYKECEEYKEYKEYKELEEINYVPSDNSENVYQTNMNNKVKTYANIQMWRKGKGDGDKDAKTEGYVDRKIDRKSGGKIVDCGEREAYPLQRSRKPSVTSKTCNIYKRRFYKLMINVKKELYIYLYVFFLIIKPIYKEEKKESINNSFEDYENRNASEIYFLILHRLIFFYILKGIFHKYKDFLLSVTICVLFFFIFYKIIKIIWLKYFYNIFKKYYNKYTRNLSVDYAYIYKHYMNDILTILIIIFSIIIISSISVFFVFNIYGESVFIINSLNSYLSSNFRNASIIQNFKNFYRKRGKDDIEHLYELMNLTKIPFLSNNTISSISRHLKRAIDIYENIYSYNFRNNSNIPLNSCCLPILVKRFALIRENNLCNIKRQVFFLREEWKDKKKKKKNFIQKGKECGVHVCLNKEGSEENNSFFCSLKKLLYYISKNIFFSNNKSDEKARRNSEKRSSRQTGVVGKNLVNIFLDEMEGGSNIDRSSSTTSISNTHMFGSTSSVSTLQGKKESKLHRKQPYGGSESKSKDGIKEGGKEKYRNDNNGSNVNNGSNVNNGSNVNNGSNVNNGSNVNNGSNVNNGSNGNNGSNVNNGSNGNNGSNVNNGSNGNNGSNVNNGSNGNNGSNVNNGSSNNYSSDILICNNSSSDNENKRCCGKATVDGDDGKSKWSKSLTVNVYDPSKEPNYKFKEFINYMNSIFLSLKKIEDIGKLTKYIIFNNSYGLLKILIFFILIFFNFFMFTFDAIVQAMIFFTALYYLISSKKSVLNYLKDVLLVVDPSSIFFYNITKNLKAIIICTLKRIYFYTLYIWLIFSYFQFPIIYVPTLTCIILSLIPIISPEILILIIILHLWIIQKQKFISVLLFIINFFIYIYFTTTIYREIPHTHAWLVSLSLFLSITTFGSKGLILGPLIGSLPLILHQLIINKNRATQMKQKRREKRKNSRRSCCEKTKKVAHSSENNQTMEKKKCLIHKQMKKKCNLFRNTVKYSEQDRKKIQKKKKKSEKEVGRKGDKKLGRKTAKISESYTTKKLLRKNKLGNLYKLIELNKNHVNMCQRVNDRRSTCNYCTNDELKKSTSTITQNLNDDIIHREENKLAVYHYRRNNSKNKEMKTNHTIIYKKINKNKTKKKKLPHYKKSQNFENLYDKFQTNLKHFFSYITSSS, from the exons atgaatAGAGCAAACTTGTTCAAATATGAAACAGAAAAAGCCATTGTTCACTTTATTGTGTACCTTATAg GAATACTATTGATTCTCTGTGTGTATTACAactacataattttaaagtaCTACTTTTACTCGCTATTTTGGGCTTTTATTGTTTCCATTCCGTTACACCATGTTAAGGTAAAAATTTCcgagtttttaaaaaaaaaatttattaaaaaaagaaaaaacataaaaacgGTAATCTCACGGAGCAAACCAGGTGAAGTACCGAGTAAATATTCCAACTCGAAAAATATAAGAGTGGACAGAGTACACAGGCATGAGATTGCCAGTATTGAGGATATACAGACTGTAGGAACAACATCCAAAGAAGACAAAGAGTACAAAGAATGCGAAGAATACAAAGAATGCGAAGAATACAAAGAATACAAAGAATGCGAAGAATACAAAGAATACAAAGAATACAAAGAGTTGGAGGAGATAAATTATGTACCAAGTGATAATAGCGAAAATGTCTATCAAACtaatatgaacaataaaGTGAAGACATATGCTAATATTCAAATGTGGAGGAAAGGAAAAGGAGATGGAGATAAAGATGCAAAAACGGAGGGATATGTGGACAGAAAAATAGATCGAAAATCAGGCGGAAAAATAGTTGACTGTGGAGAGAGGGAAGCATATCCATTGCAAAGGAGTAGAAAACCGAGTGTGACAAGCAAAACATGCAACATATACAAAAGAAGATTTTACAAACTCATGATAAATGTGAAGaaggaattatatatatacctttatgtattttttttaataataaaacctATATacaaagaagaaaagaaggAGAGTATAAATAATAGCTTTGAAGATTATGAAAATAGGAATGCAAgcgaaatttattttttaatattacataggcttatatttttttatatacttaaaggcatttttcataaatataaagatttTCTCTTATCAGTTACTATAtgtgttttgtttttttttatcttttataaaattataaaaataatatggttaaagtatttttataatatatttaaaaaatattataataaatatactcGCAATCTTTCCGTTGATTATGCTTACATATACAAGCATTACATGAATGACATCTTAACTATACTTATAATCATCTTTtcaattattatcatttcgTCTATCTCTGTCTTCTTCGTATTCAATATTTATGGTGAGTCAGTCTTTATCATCAACTCGCTCAACAGCTATCTATCTTCCAATTTTAGAAAC GCTTCCATCATtcaaaatttcaaaaatttttaccgGAAGAGAGGCAAGGATGATATAGAGCACTTGTACGAGTTAATGAACTTAACCAAGATACCCTTCCTTAGCAACAATACAATTTCGTCTATATCTAGACATTTAAAAAGAGCGATcgatatatatgaaaatatttattcatataattttaggaataatagtaatatccCTTTAAATAGTTGTTGTCTTCCTATACTTGTTAAACGGTTTGCGCTTATTAgggaaaataatttatgtaatattaaaagacAAGTATTCTTTTTAAGGGAAGAATGGaaagataagaaaaaaaaaaaaaaaaattttatacaaaagGGAAAAGAATGTGGTGTGCATGTATGTTTAAATAAGGAAGGGagtgaagaaaataatagcTTCTTTTGTAGTCTAAAAAAATTGCTTTATTacatttctaaaaatatttttttttcaaacaaTAAATCTGATGAGAAAGCAAGGAGGAACTCTGAAAAGAGGAGTAGTCGTCAAACTGGAGTCGTTGGAAAAAATTTAGTAAACATCTTTTTGGATGAAATGGAAGGGGGAAGTAATATCGACAGGTCTAGCAGCACCACATCTATCAGTAATACACATATGTTCGGCAGTACCAGTTCTGTCAGTACTTTGCAGGGGAAAAAGGAAAGTAAATTGCATAGAAAGCAGCCGTATGGTGGGAGCGAATCAAAAAGTAAGGATGGCATCAAGGAGGGGGGAAAAGAGAAGTACAGAAACGATAATAATGGAAGTAATGTTAACAATGGAAGTAATGTTAACAATGGAAGTAATGTTAACAATGGAAGTAATGTTAACAATGGAAGTAATGTTAACAATGGAAGTAATGTTAACAATGGCAGTAATGGTAATAATGGAAGTAATGTTAACAATGGCAGTAATGGTAACAATGGAAGTAATGTTAACAATGGCAGTAATGGTAATAATGGAAGTAATGTTAACAATGGCAGTAATGGTAACAATGGAAGTAATGTTAACAATGGCAGTAGTAATAACTACAGTAGTGATATTCTCATTTGCAACAACAGCAGCAGTGATAATGAGAATAAACGGTGTTGTGGTAAAGCCACTGTAGATGGGGATGATGGCAAAAGCAAATGGTCGAAGAGCCTAACGGTTAACGTATATGACCCATCGAAAGAAcctaattataaatttaaagagTTCATAAATTACATGAACagcatatttttatctttgaaaaaaatagaagacATTGggaaattaacaaaatatattatatttaacaatAGTTATGGGttactaaaaatattgatattttttatattaatcttttttaatttttttatgtttacatTTGATGCAATAGTACAAGCAATGATTTTCTTCACagcattatattatttaatatcatCAAAAAAAtctgttttaaattatttaaaagatgTTTTATTAGTAGTTGATCCATCaagtatattcttttataatattacgaaaaatttaaaagcaataattatatgtacattaaaaagaatatatttttatactttatatatatggttaatattttcatatttccaATTCCCTATCATTTATGTACCTACATTGACATGTATTATTCTGTCACTAATACCTATTATATCTCCAGAAATacttattcttattattattttacaccTATGGataatacaaaaacaaaaatttatttctgtactgttatttataataaatttttttatttatatatattttacaacaACAATTTATAGAGAAATTCCACACACACATGCGTGGTTAGTCTCTCTCTCCTTGTTCTTATCTATCACTACTTTTGGATCGAAGGGGCTAATTTTAGGCCCCCTCATAGGGTCTCTACCACTCATTTTACatcaattaataattaataaaaacagaGCAACGCAAATGAAACAGAAAAGAcgagaaaaaaggaaaaacagtCGAAGAAGCTGCTGcgaaaaaacaaagaaagtCGCGCATTCATCCGAAAATAATCAAacaatggaaaaaaaaaaatgcctTATTCATaagcaaatgaaaaaaaaatgtaaccTCTTTCGAAATACGGTAAAATATTCTGAACAAGACaggaaaaaaattcaaaaaaaaaaaaaaaagtcagaAAAAGAGGTAGGAAGAAAAGGagataaaaaattaggaAGAAAAACAGCGAAAATTTCGGAAAGCTACACTACAAAAAAACTTTTACGGAAAAACAAGTTGGGTAACTTGTACAAACTaattgaattaaataaaaatcatgTTAATATGTGTCAAAGGGTCAACGACAGGAGAAGTACTTGTAATTATTGTACTAACGACGAGCTTAAAAAAAGTACGTCAACCATTACGCAGAATCTGAACGATGATATAATTCACCGCGAGGAAAATAAGCTAGCTGTTTACCATTACAGAagaaataatagtaaaaataaggaaatgaaaacaaaccatacaataatatataaaaaaattaataaaaataaaactaaaaaaaaaaaattgccacattataaaaaatcgcaaaattttgaaaatctTTACGATAAATTTCAAACGAACCTGAAGCACTTCTTTTCTTACATAACGAGCAGTTCTTGA
- the PmUG01_11048000 gene encoding conserved Plasmodium protein, unknown function, with translation MDVERKKNFINKDTSVSKANIKDILQNSNYIENYINYSLQDDENNLNVASKRKGSSEHKVGSGEINTQLKKLIEHLYSLKFTLEKEKKRQKRKKKNMFNDKSRDEEKKKEKEKCVNNQINNIQVKNEQGQIHEKKKKIFNSCKLVRKYLERESLAASSVPHLMKTIEIYKNKNVEEKKCQNYIITKYENVLRNMKRKHINEISEIKNNVLQDVDFLIQKYRNVSLELLQISKKKEVEKREEKKRITEICISACKRFEEDVKKKAKASLQSHLSEITKSISGIKKEKENLEKKLVELNQKMDEQKHKTEKKAFDVFENKIKEERALNAELRKRLSLEREQQKILITDLYSKIDIQIKKYEESIIIIFQNFLLNNNITMGIGELSKYIKEAMCLQYRHDHLSNDVINEVINSNRSNF, from the exons atggatgttgaaagaaagaaaaattttataaataaagataCGAGTGTCTCTAAAGCTAACATAAAGGACATTTTGCaaaattcaaattatattgagaattatataaattattcattacaagatgatgaaaataatttaaacgTTGCCAGTAAAAGAAAAGGCTCGAGTGAACATAAAGTTGGTAGTGGTGAAATAAATACGCAA CTGAAAAAACTGATTGAGCATTTGTACAGTCTTAAGTTCACattggaaaaagaaaaaaaaaggcagaaacgtaaaaagaaaaatatgttcaATGATAAAAGCAGAGatgaggaaaagaaaaaagaaaaggaaaaatgtgttaataatcaaataaacaatattcaagtaaaaaatgaacaaggGCAAAttcacgaaaaaaaaaaaaaaatcttcaATAGCTGCAAATTAGTTAGAAAATATCTTGAAAG AGAAAGCTTAGCTGCTAGTTCAGTCCCACac CTAATGAAGACAATCgaaatttacaaaaacaaaaatgtagAGGAGAAAAAATGtcagaattatataattacaaaatacgaaaatgtattgagaaatatgaaaaggaaGCATATCAACGAAATTAGTGAAATCAAAAATAATGTCCTTCAGGATGTTGACTTCTTAATACA AAAATACCGAAATGTGTCACTCGAACTACTACAAATTAGCAAAAAGAAGGAAgtagaaaaaagagaagagaaaaaaagaattactgAAATATGTATTAGTGCCTGCAAAAGATTCGAGGAAGATGTGAAGAAAAAGGCAAAG GCGTCACTGCAAAGCCATTTATCAGAAATTACTAAGTCGATTAGCGGCATTaagaaggaaaaggaaaatctagaaaaaaaatt GGTCGAGTTAAATCAAAAAATGGATGAACAGAAACAtaaaactgaaaaaaaagcatttgacgtttttgaaaataaaataaaggaagAACGAGCGTTAAATGCAGAACTTAGAAAGAGACTGTCCCTCGAGAGGGAGCAACAAAAAATTCTCATTACAGATCTTTATTCAAAG ATTGATATTCAAATCAAGAAATATGAAGAGAGcattataatcatttttcaaaattttcttctAAACAACAATATTACCATGGGCATAGGTGAATTGTCAAAGTACATTAAGGAAGCCATGTGCTTACAATATAGGCATGACCACTTAAGCAATGATGTCATAAATGAGGTAATAAATTCGAATCGTTctaatttttaa
- the PmUG01_11048200 gene encoding conserved Plasmodium protein, unknown function: protein MKKEKIESDLLFKVPRYIPEGDLNNNEFSKINNVERGSGNEKHVMTKKLNKNKEGGTSEYRSEAHYNEEDSKNLNNDNLEISEQIWFNNLLKKKNEQVEATHLFESESDEEVIINADNIFKNIYPFFKTDEDPDYIKQKNELQRFIKYKT, encoded by the coding sequence atgaaaaaagaaaagatcgAGAGCGACTTACTTTTTAAAGTACCTCGTTATATTCCTGAAGGAGATTTAAACAATAACGaatttagtaaaataaataatgtagaACGTGGGAGTGGGAATGAAAAACATGTAATgactaaaaaattaaataaaaataaagagggAGGGACCAGTGAATATCGTAGTGAAGCTCATTATAATGAAGAGGATtccaaaaatttaaataatgacaATTTAGAAATAAGCGAACAAATATGGTTTaacaatttattaaaaaaaaaaaatgagcaaGTTGAAGCTACACATTTATTCGAGTCTGAATCAGATGAAGAAGTTATTATAAACGcagataatatttttaaaaacatttaccctttttttaaaacggATGAGGATCCAGATTATATAAAGCAGAAAAATGAATTACAaagatttataaaatacaagACGTAA
- the GWT1 gene encoding GPI-anchored wall transfer protein 1, putative has translation MTNLNIIVYLLVCPFNLTYVLDSVCYMSELSKVTRNKNTFSYGNKRKSGKYSLHYEEYLYDMGKSYFEIILKNKKDIRKMQEANYDIIMEHYSSNRNEYELELVQVREDIIHLFYKNLKSEKLIQIKINKRNNNNNNNINGGKFYSSLFANNCLYKLNEKDYNIMKETTNHSRAITLNSYYIYTYIMFFALCIYVEKGLLIAFPVLRTYEIILTLFIVFVPAILFIFFYFYLSLIKILALFLFFYVFFFLCHSKKREVNTSTEKLLRLVRPDPAITTASASAANTASAITNTSNGVDGENYGSRYMLLMNTSLMSMRLMNMCMTYLCIFGIDFFFFPKHFAKSFYYGNTLMDLGIGACITSSAYTFKKRKLKYIQEKKRIFELKHFILFFLGIARYIAIKVFSYHYSSTEYGVHWNFFLTLFCTFTISNIVFIIIKKIYHIFLFSCFSIFLYELFIQFFTIHDYLLVENKRTNFFSLNRQGIFNAIGSVNLYLFSVSLWHVFIMRKAAERGEAARAKRGEAAKRGEAAKRGEAAKRGEAAEGMFFKDEAYNKGNSKKRRVKCRTFIYYYNHCIPVCISLQKYIQRFKHKFYYAYVNVKLFFLSFIFYCLHFILNSFGNYSVRILCNANYIFIISSISLFSLSLSYLVEFILAVNIRIYILDKINQNSLIVFLFCNILMGLFNILFRPLLYPLILDILILTAYAFLILIFASFLSGCANPTMLEKKQA, from the exons atgacaaatttaaatataattgtttatCTTCTCGTTTGTCCCTTCAATTTAACATACGTGTTAGATTCAGTGTGTTATATGAGTGAATTAAGTAAAGTAACTCGGAATAAGAACACCTTCAGTTATGGAAATAAAAGGAAGAGTGGAAAATACTCACTACATTATGAAGAGTACTTGTATGATATGGGTAAATCATATTTCGAAATAATactaaagaataaaaaagatattagaAAAATGCAAGAAGCAAATTACGATATAATAATGGAACATTACAGTAGTAATAGAAATGAATACGAACTGGAGTTAGTACAAGTGAGAGAGGATATAATAcacttattttataaaaatttgaaaagtgaaaaattaatacaaataaaaattaacaaaagaaataataataataataataatattaatggtGGAAAGTTTTATTCCTCTTTATTTGCTAATAATTgtctttataaattaaatgaaaaagactATAACATAATGAAAGAAACAACGAATCATAGCAGGGCAATAACACTAAatagttattatatatacacatatataatgttttttgctctgtgtatatatgtagaaaAGGGTTTATTAATTGCTTTTCCAGTTTTAAGAACATACGAAATAATTTTGACACTATTTATTGTGTTTGTACctgctattttatttatatttttttatttttaccttagcttaataaaaatattagcgctttttctttttttttacgtattttttttcctatgcCACTCTAAGAAAAGAGAAGTAAACACAAGTACGGAGAAACTGCTTCGATTGGTGAGACCTGATCCTGCTATCACTACTGCAAGTGCTTCAGCTGCTAACACTGCTTCCGCCATTACCAATACTTCTAACGGAGTGGATGGGGAAAACTATGGTAGTAGGTACATGTTGCTAATGAACACGTCGTTAATGAGCATGAGACTGATGAACATGTGTATGACCTATCTGTGCATATTTGGAAtcgacttttttttttttccaaaacaTTTTGCaaaatcattttattatggAAACACGTTGATGGACTTAGGAATTGGTGCTTGTATTACTTCAAGCgcatatacttttaaaaaaagaaaattaaaatatatacaagagaagaaaagaatatttgagttaaaacattttattttgttttttcttggAATTGCTAGGTATATAGCTATTAAAGTTTTCAGTTATCACTATAGTTCAACGGAATATGGTGTCCACTGGAATTTCTTTCTAACCTTATTTTGTACCTTTACTATTTCTAAtatagtttttattataattaaaaaaatttaccatatttttctttttagctgtttttcgatttttttgtatgaattgtttatacaattttttaccATCCATGATTACTTATTAGTAGAgaataaaagaacaaattttttttcattaaacaGGCAAGGTATTTTTAATGCCATCGGTTCGGTTAACTTGTATTTGTTCTCTGTTTCTCTTTGGCACGTATTTATCATGAGAAAAGCAGCAGAGAGGGGTGAAGCAGCAAGA GCAAAGAGGGGTGAAGCAGCAAAGAGGGGTGAAGCAGCAAAGAGGGGTGAAGCAGCAAAGAGGGGTGAAGCAGCAGAGGGGATGTTCTTCAAAGATGAAGCTTACAATAAGGGAAACTCAAAAAAGAGACGAGTGAAATGTAGAACATTTATTTACTACTATAATCACTGCATTCCGGTGTGTATATCTCTTCAGAAGTATATTCAAAGATTCAAGCATAAGTTTTATTATGCCTATGTTAATGTGAAACTATTTTTcctatcttttatattttattgtcttcactttattttaaattcattTGGAAATTATAGCGTAAGAATTTTATGTAACgctaattacatttttatcatatcaTCGATCAGCTTATTTTCTCTGTCCTTGAGTTACTTAGTAGAATTCATCCTAGCAGTAAATATacgaatatacatattagacaaaataaatcaaaacaGTCTTAtcgtttttttattttgcaatATTTTGATGGGTCTCTTTAACATCCTTTTTCGACCCTTGTTATACCCCCTCATATTGGATATACTCATTTTAACTGCCTAcgcatttttaattttaatcttCGCTAGTTTCTTGTCGGGATGTGCAAATCCGACCATGCTTGAAAAGAAGCAAGCATAG
- the ENR gene encoding enoyl-acyl carrier reductase, putative, with amino-acid sequence MADCFIKNYGNSKLYTNLLIHEKKQWRKKVDSKPKIANMLRVSSQNGGSAQGEEQKDAGEQNDICFIAGIGDTNGYGWGIAKELSKKNVKLIFGIWPPVYKIFMKNYENGKFDNDMIINKNTKEKMEILDVLPFDASFDTYNDIDEETKNNKRYNNLQNYSIEEVANLIHNKYGNISMLVHSLANAKEVQKSLLETSRNGYLDALSKSSYSLISLCNNFCKFMKPGSSIISLTYHASQKVVPGYGGGMSSAKAALESDTRVLAYHLGRKYKIRVNTISAGPLKSRAATAINKMSPKIMNRSDENEKEKEKEKESYSFIDYAIDYSEKYAPLRQKLYSTDVGAVASFLLSRDSRAVTGQTIYVDNGLNIMFGPDDLFQSEGS; translated from the coding sequence ATGGCGGACTGCTTTATTAAGAACTACGGCAACAGCAAATTATACACGAATTTGTTGATACATGAAAAGAAGCAATGGAGGAAGAAGGTTGATAGCAAGCCGAAAATAGCAAATATGCTAAGAGTGAGTAGCCAAAATGGAGGCAGTGCACAGGGTGAGGAACAAAAGGATGCAGGTGAACAAAACGATATTTGCTTCATTGCAGGCATAGGGGATACGAACGGCTATGGATGGGGAATAGCCAAGGAGCTTAGCAAGAAAAACGTTAAGCTGATTTTCGGAATATGGCCCCCagtttacaaaatatttatgaaaaattatgaaaacgGAAAATTTGACAATGATAtgattattaataaaaatacaaaagaaaaaatggaaattttGGATGTACTTCCATTTGATGCTTCATTTGATACTTACAATGATATTGatgaagaaacaaaaaataataaaagatataataatttacagAATTATAGTATAGAAGAAGTAGCTAATTTaattcataataaatatggaaatatttCTATGCTTGTACACTCATTAGCAAATGCTAAAGAAGTacaaaaaagtttattaGAGACAAGTCGTAATGGATACTTGGATGCCTTAAGTAAAAGTTCGTATTCACTAATAtctttatgtaataatttctGTAAATTTATGAAGCCTGGATCGAGTATTATTTCCTTAACATATCATGCTAGCCAAAAAGTTGTACCAGGATATGGAGGAGGTATGTCAAGTGCAAAAGCTGCACTTGAATCGGACACAAGAGTTTTAGCTTATCATTTAGggagaaaatataaaatcagAGTTAATACTATTAGCGCTGGGCCATTAAAATCGAGAGCAGCTACTgctattaataaaatgagtccgaaaattatgaacaggtcagatgaaaatgaaaaggaaaaggaaaaagaaaaagaatcatattcatttatagATTATGCAATTGACTATTCAGAGAAATATGCACCGTTAAGGCAAAAGTTATACTCAACTGATGTTGGGGCAGTTGCTTCATTTCTCTTGTCAAGAGATAGCAGAGCAGTAACGGGACAAACTATATACGTGGACAATGGCCTGAACATCATGTTTGGCCCTGACGACTTATTTCAGAGCGAGGGCAGCTAa